A window of the Janthinobacterium agaricidamnosum NBRC 102515 = DSM 9628 genome harbors these coding sequences:
- a CDS encoding YggT family protein, giving the protein MLSILTLIVDTIATVLGGVLLLRFWMQAVRVRPPSSVAQFTFQLSDWLVRPLRRIVPGVGGYDWASLIGAFLIVLVATSVWFIAGLPAEFVLLRALQRFLQWILYGFMALLVIEAIFSWINPQAPLAPFVRALNEPLLRPLRRIVPLVGNLDLSLLVALILLQVGQILVSMMFGGR; this is encoded by the coding sequence GTGCTCAGTATTCTTACCTTGATCGTCGATACCATCGCCACTGTGTTGGGTGGTGTCCTCTTGTTGCGCTTCTGGATGCAAGCCGTGCGCGTACGGCCGCCATCGTCGGTGGCCCAGTTTACCTTTCAATTATCGGACTGGCTGGTGCGTCCGCTGCGCCGCATCGTGCCCGGCGTCGGCGGCTACGACTGGGCCAGCCTGATCGGCGCGTTCCTGATCGTGCTGGTGGCGACCTCGGTCTGGTTCATCGCCGGTTTGCCGGCAGAGTTTGTCTTGTTGAGAGCCTTGCAGCGCTTCCTGCAATGGATCTTGTATGGCTTCATGGCCTTGCTGGTGATCGAAGCGATCTTCAGCTGGATCAATCCGCAAGCGCCGCTGGCGCCGTTTGTACGGGCCCTGAACGAACCCCTGCTGCGCCCCTTGCGCCGGATCGTTCCGCTGGTCGGCAACCTGGACCTGTCGCTGCTGGTCGCACTGATCTTGCTGCAAGTCGGACAAATCCTGGTCAGCATGATGTTCGGCGGCCGATAA
- a CDS encoding ribonucleotide-diphosphate reductase subunit beta, translating into MSLSWDDEVTSAPAPRPNQQPLGNSELNRSAAAEPSEADAEQLARRVNADDKRIINGQTDVNQLVPFKYKWAWDKYLAGCANHWMPQEVNMQRDIELWKNPNGLTDDERRLVKRNLGFFVTADSLAANNIVLGTYRHITAPECRQYLLRQAFEEAIHTHAYQYIVESLGLDEAEIFNAYNEVKSIRDKDEFLIPFINTLTDPAFTTGTVENDQKLLKSLIVFACLMEGLFFYVGFTQILALGRQNKMMGAAEQYQYILRDESMHCNFGIDLINTIKMENPLLWTAEFREEIKQLFMKAVELEYAYAEDTMPRGVLGLNAPMFKGYLRFIANRRAQQIGIEPLFAQEENPFPWMSEMIDMKKERNFFETRVTEYQTGGALNWE; encoded by the coding sequence ATGTCGTTGTCATGGGATGATGAAGTTACGTCGGCGCCAGCGCCGCGTCCGAACCAACAACCGTTGGGAAATAGCGAATTGAACCGTTCGGCCGCCGCCGAGCCATCGGAAGCCGATGCCGAGCAACTGGCGCGCCGCGTCAACGCCGACGACAAGCGCATCATCAACGGCCAGACCGACGTCAACCAGCTGGTGCCGTTCAAGTACAAATGGGCCTGGGATAAATACCTGGCCGGCTGCGCCAATCACTGGATGCCGCAGGAAGTCAACATGCAGCGCGACATCGAGCTGTGGAAGAACCCGAACGGCCTGACCGACGACGAGCGCCGCCTGGTGAAACGCAACCTGGGCTTTTTCGTCACGGCCGACTCGCTGGCCGCCAACAACATCGTGCTGGGCACGTACCGCCACATCACGGCGCCGGAATGCCGCCAGTACCTGCTGCGCCAGGCGTTCGAGGAAGCGATCCACACCCATGCGTATCAATACATCGTCGAATCGCTGGGCCTGGACGAGGCTGAAATCTTCAACGCCTACAATGAAGTCAAGTCGATCCGCGACAAGGACGAGTTCCTGATCCCGTTCATCAACACCTTGACCGATCCGGCGTTCACCACCGGCACCGTGGAAAACGACCAGAAGCTGCTGAAGTCGCTGATCGTGTTCGCCTGCCTGATGGAAGGCTTGTTCTTCTACGTCGGCTTTACCCAGATCCTGGCGCTGGGCCGCCAGAACAAGATGATGGGCGCCGCCGAGCAATATCAGTACATCTTGCGCGACGAATCGATGCATTGCAATTTCGGCATCGACCTGATCAACACCATTAAGATGGAAAACCCTTTGCTGTGGACCGCCGAGTTCCGCGAAGAGATCAAGCAGCTGTTCATGAAAGCGGTCGAGCTGGAATACGCGTACGCCGAAGACACCATGCCGCGCGGCGTGCTGGGCTTGAACGCGCCGATGTTCAAGGGCTACCTGCGCTTCATCGCCAACCGCCGCGCGCAGCAGATCGGCATCGAGCCGCTGTTCGCCCAGGAAGAAAATCCCTTCCCGTGGATGAGCGAAATGATCGACATGAAGAAAGAGCGTAACTTCTTCGAGACCCGCGTCACCGAATACCAGACCGGCGGCGCGCTGAACTGGGAATAG
- the ampD gene encoding 1,6-anhydro-N-acetylmuramyl-L-alanine amidase AmpD encodes MKPLTINPDGWCDGASRYDSPYFDARPDGAVVDLLVIHNVSLPGGQFGGPHVSDLFTGRLDYNADPSFASLRHLEVSAHFFIRRDGRIVQYVSAHQRAWHAGVSVFRGRPHCNGYSIGIEMEGSDFVPFEPSQYRALAALTAALQAVYPLQQVCGHEHVAPGRKTDPGPFFDWPLYEKTLLQTQQQASALALTYRALGFPSML; translated from the coding sequence GTGAAACCGCTGACCATCAACCCCGATGGCTGGTGCGACGGCGCCAGCCGCTACGACTCGCCGTACTTCGACGCCAGGCCGGACGGCGCCGTCGTCGACTTGCTGGTGATTCATAACGTCAGCCTGCCGGGCGGGCAATTTGGCGGACCTCATGTGTCGGACTTGTTTACCGGCCGCTTGGATTATAATGCCGATCCGTCGTTTGCCAGCCTGCGTCATCTGGAAGTATCGGCACACTTTTTTATCCGGCGCGACGGCCGTATCGTCCAGTATGTCTCGGCCCATCAGCGCGCCTGGCATGCCGGCGTGTCGGTCTTCCGGGGGCGTCCGCATTGCAATGGATATTCCATCGGTATCGAAATGGAAGGCTCTGATTTTGTCCCGTTCGAGCCGTCGCAGTACCGTGCGCTGGCCGCGCTGACGGCGGCGTTGCAGGCGGTGTATCCGCTGCAACAGGTGTGTGGCCACGAGCATGTCGCACCCGGCCGCAAGACCGATCCGGGGCCGTTTTTCGACTGGCCGTTATATGAAAAAACATTGCTTCAGACGCAGCAGCAAGCGTCAGCGTTAGCACTTACTTACCGGGCGTTGGGCTTTCCATCCATGCTCTGA
- a CDS encoding ribonucleoside-diphosphate reductase subunit alpha: MQSSLDTSTNPAPVPHTPAAANSVASTRAALGDYRIIRRNGSVVAFEPSKIAIAMTKAFLAVNGGQGAASARIRELVEQLTAGVVAALVRHQPSGGTFHIEDVQDQVELALMRSGEHDVARAYVLYRAKHMEERRLQKEAQGGSTQVAAPGLNVLENGVRRPLDMQQVRDLINAACAGLEKHVDAEAILAETVKNLYDGVPVEELHKSAILAARALMEKDPAYSQVTARILLHTVRKEVFGKEVPQAAAAAEYLSYFPAYIAKGIAADLLNPVLASFDLERLAQAIVADRDLQFGYIGLQTLYDRYFLHIHDVRIEMPQAFYMRVAMGLALNEADREARAIEFYKLLSSFDFMSSTPTLFNSGTLRSQLSSCYLSTVSDDLEGIYDAIKDNALLAKYAGGLGNDWTPVRALGAHIKGTNGKSQGVVPFLKVVNDTAVAVNQGGKRKGAVCAYLETWHMDIEEFLDLRKNTGDDRRRTHDMNTANWIPDMFMKRVMEKGEWTLFSPSETPDLHDKVGKAFESAYLGYEARAAAGEIRSFKKVQALDLWRKMLSMLFETGHPWITFKDPCNIRSPQSHVGVVHSSNLCTEITLNTGPDEIAVCNLGSVNLPAHMKEGKLDHVKLAKTIRTAMRMLDNVIDINYYAVDKARNSNMRHRPVGMGIMGFQDCLHMMRLPFASDAAVSFADTSMEAVCYYAYLASTELAEERGRYESYAGSLWDRGILPQDSVKLLAEERGGYLEVDSSSAMDWTPVRERIAKFGMRNSNCVAIAPTATISNIIGVSACIEPTFQNLYVKSNLSGEFTEINAYLVRDLKARDLWDEVMISDLKYFDGSLVKIDRIPQDLRDIYATAFEVSPSWLVEAASRRQKWIDQAQSLNIYMAGASGKKLDETYKLAWLRGLKTTYYLRTIAATHMEKSTSKTGALNAVAVDGGMSASAQSAQAAVVAAAAAAAPVVAAAADAEADGEACYLRPGDDGFEECEACQ; encoded by the coding sequence ATGCAATCATCTCTAGACACTTCGACCAATCCAGCGCCAGTACCGCACACTCCGGCAGCGGCAAACAGCGTGGCCAGCACGCGCGCGGCGTTGGGCGATTACCGCATCATCCGCCGCAACGGTTCGGTGGTCGCATTTGAGCCGTCGAAAATCGCGATCGCGATGACCAAGGCGTTCCTGGCGGTGAACGGCGGCCAGGGCGCGGCGTCGGCGCGCATCCGCGAACTGGTGGAGCAACTGACCGCGGGCGTGGTCGCTGCGCTGGTGCGCCACCAGCCGAGCGGCGGCACCTTCCATATCGAAGATGTGCAGGACCAGGTTGAATTGGCGCTGATGCGTTCCGGCGAACACGACGTGGCGCGCGCCTACGTGCTGTACCGCGCCAAGCACATGGAAGAGCGCCGTTTGCAAAAAGAAGCGCAGGGCGGCTCCACCCAGGTCGCCGCGCCTGGCTTGAACGTGCTGGAAAACGGCGTGCGCCGTCCGCTCGACATGCAGCAAGTGCGCGACCTGATCAACGCCGCCTGCGCCGGCCTGGAAAAACACGTCGACGCCGAAGCGATCCTGGCCGAGACCGTGAAAAACCTGTACGACGGCGTGCCGGTCGAAGAACTGCACAAGTCCGCCATCCTGGCAGCGCGCGCGCTGATGGAAAAAGACCCGGCCTACAGCCAGGTCACCGCCCGCATCCTGCTGCACACGGTGCGCAAGGAAGTATTCGGCAAGGAAGTGCCGCAAGCCGCCGCCGCCGCCGAATACCTGAGCTATTTCCCGGCCTATATCGCCAAGGGCATCGCCGCCGACCTGTTGAATCCAGTGCTCGCCAGTTTCGACCTGGAGCGCCTGGCGCAAGCCATCGTCGCCGACCGCGACCTGCAATTCGGCTACATCGGCCTGCAAACCCTGTACGACCGCTATTTCCTGCACATCCACGACGTGCGCATCGAAATGCCGCAGGCGTTCTACATGCGCGTGGCGATGGGCCTGGCGCTGAACGAAGCGGACCGTGAAGCGCGCGCCATCGAGTTCTACAAGCTGCTGTCGTCGTTCGACTTCATGAGCTCGACCCCGACGCTGTTCAACTCGGGCACGCTGCGCTCGCAACTGTCGTCGTGCTACCTGAGCACCGTGTCGGATGACCTGGAAGGCATCTACGACGCGATCAAGGACAACGCGCTGCTGGCCAAGTACGCCGGCGGCCTGGGCAACGACTGGACGCCGGTGCGCGCGCTGGGCGCCCACATCAAGGGCACCAACGGCAAGTCGCAAGGCGTGGTGCCGTTCCTGAAAGTGGTCAACGACACCGCCGTGGCGGTCAACCAGGGCGGCAAGCGCAAGGGCGCGGTGTGCGCCTACCTGGAAACCTGGCACATGGACATCGAGGAATTCCTCGACCTGCGCAAGAACACCGGCGACGACCGCCGCCGCACCCATGACATGAATACCGCGAACTGGATTCCGGACATGTTCATGAAGCGCGTGATGGAAAAAGGCGAGTGGACCCTGTTCTCGCCGAGCGAAACGCCGGACTTGCACGACAAGGTCGGCAAGGCCTTTGAAAGCGCCTACCTGGGCTACGAAGCCAGGGCGGCGGCCGGCGAAATCCGTTCGTTCAAGAAGGTCCAGGCGCTCGACCTGTGGCGCAAGATGCTGTCGATGCTGTTTGAAACCGGCCACCCATGGATCACGTTCAAGGATCCTTGCAACATCCGCAGCCCGCAGTCGCACGTCGGCGTGGTCCACAGCTCGAACCTGTGCACCGAAATCACGCTGAACACCGGCCCTGACGAAATCGCCGTCTGCAACCTGGGTTCGGTGAACCTGCCGGCGCACATGAAAGAAGGCAAGCTGGATCACGTCAAGCTTGCCAAGACCATCCGCACCGCGATGCGCATGCTCGATAACGTGATCGACATTAATTACTACGCGGTCGACAAGGCGCGCAATTCGAACATGCGCCACCGTCCGGTCGGCATGGGCATCATGGGCTTCCAGGATTGCCTGCACATGATGCGCCTCCCGTTCGCGTCGGACGCGGCGGTCAGCTTCGCCGATACCTCGATGGAAGCGGTGTGCTACTACGCCTACCTGGCGTCGACCGAACTGGCGGAAGAGCGCGGCCGCTACGAATCGTACGCCGGTTCGCTGTGGGACCGCGGCATCCTGCCGCAAGACTCGGTCAAGCTGCTGGCGGAAGAGCGCGGCGGCTACCTGGAAGTCGATTCCTCGTCGGCGATGGACTGGACTCCGGTGCGCGAACGCATCGCCAAATTCGGCATGCGCAACTCGAATTGCGTGGCGATCGCCCCGACCGCGACCATTTCGAACATCATCGGCGTGTCGGCCTGTATCGAACCGACGTTCCAGAACCTGTACGTGAAATCGAACCTGTCGGGCGAATTCACCGAGATCAATGCCTACCTGGTGCGCGACCTGAAGGCGCGCGACCTGTGGGATGAAGTGATGATCTCCGACTTGAAATACTTCGACGGCTCGCTGGTCAAGATCGACCGCATTCCGCAAGACTTGCGCGATATCTACGCCACCGCCTTCGAAGTGTCGCCGAGCTGGCTGGTGGAAGCCGCATCGCGCCGCCAGAAGTGGATCGACCAGGCGCAATCGCTGAATATCTACATGGCTGGCGCATCGGGCAAGAAACTGGACGAAACCTACAAGCTGGCATGGCTGCGCGGCTTGAAGACCACCTATTACCTGCGCACCATCGCCGCGACCCACATGGAGAAATCGACCTCCAAGACCGGCGCGCTGAATGCGGTGGCGGTCGATGGCGGCATGTCGGCCAGCGCCCAGAGCGCGCAGGCGGCGGTAGTGGCAGCCGCCGCGGCCGCCGCTCCGGTGGTGGCGGCCGCGGCCGACGCCGAGGCGGATGGCGAAGCGTGCTACCTGCGTCCTGGCGATGACGGCTTTGAAGAGTGCGAAGCTTGCCAATAA
- a CDS encoding SLAC1 anion channel family protein → MEHIDKQQAAPATGTTLAYLPVALFGSVMGLTGLALAWRAAHAHFGAPAWIASGIGWIAIAAFVALAIAYALKAASGFDSVRNEFRHPIAGNLFGTPLISLLLLPMLLADITLPLARGLWLLGAAGMTLFAWLIVSRWMSVQQNITHATPAWIIPVVGMLDVPLAVPSLQFEGIHGFMLFALAIGLFFAIPLFTLIFSRLLFQEAMPAALQPSLLILVAPFAVGFSSYVTSTGKLDAFAGALYMLMLFLLAVLAGRLRHLASCCPFRVSWWSVSFPLAASASAALRYAAAVDTMFADGVAMFLLAFATIAILGLLLRTLAGIARGELRALSG, encoded by the coding sequence ATGGAACATATCGACAAGCAGCAAGCAGCGCCTGCCACCGGCACCACCCTGGCTTATCTGCCGGTGGCCCTGTTCGGTTCGGTGATGGGCTTGACCGGCCTGGCCCTGGCGTGGCGCGCCGCGCATGCGCATTTCGGGGCGCCGGCCTGGATCGCTTCCGGCATAGGCTGGATCGCCATCGCGGCCTTTGTCGCCCTGGCCATCGCATATGCGCTCAAGGCCGCCAGCGGTTTCGACAGCGTGCGCAACGAATTCCGGCACCCGATCGCCGGCAACCTGTTCGGCACGCCACTGATCAGCCTGTTGCTGCTGCCGATGCTGCTGGCCGATATCACCTTGCCGCTGGCGCGCGGCCTGTGGCTGCTGGGCGCGGCTGGCATGACGCTATTCGCATGGCTGATCGTCAGCCGCTGGATGTCGGTGCAACAAAACATTACCCATGCCACGCCTGCCTGGATCATTCCAGTGGTCGGCATGCTCGACGTGCCGCTGGCCGTGCCGTCGCTGCAATTCGAAGGCATCCACGGCTTCATGCTGTTCGCGCTGGCGATCGGCCTGTTTTTCGCGATCCCGCTATTCACGCTGATTTTTTCGCGGCTGCTGTTCCAGGAAGCGATGCCGGCCGCGCTGCAGCCATCGCTGCTGATCCTGGTGGCGCCGTTTGCGGTGGGCTTTTCATCGTATGTGACGAGCACCGGTAAGCTGGACGCCTTCGCCGGCGCCTTATATATGTTGATGCTGTTCTTGCTGGCGGTGCTGGCCGGCCGCTTGCGCCATCTGGCCAGTTGCTGTCCATTCCGCGTGTCGTGGTGGTCGGTCAGTTTTCCGCTGGCGGCGTCGGCCAGCGCCGCATTGCGCTATGCCGCGGCGGTTGACACGATGTTTGCCGATGGCGTCGCGATGTTCTTGCTGGCCTTCGCCACGATCGCCATCCTGGGCCTGCTGCTGCGTACCCTGGCGGGCATCGCGCGCGGCGAATTGCGCGCGCTGAGCGGCTGA
- a CDS encoding sigma-54-dependent transcriptional regulator: MGSPRVLVVDDEADLRELLEITLLKMGLDVDSAADLAQARALLAASDYALVLTDMRLPDGLGLELVREVSAGCKNTPVAVVTAFGSADNAVVALKAGAFDYVSKPVALDQLRLLVQSALGLSAQKPKPGPATAPARLKGDSPLIQALRAQIARLARSMAPIAISGESGSGKELAAREIHAQSARASQPFIAVNCGAIPETLMEAEFFGYRKGAFTGAAEERDGFFQAANGGTLMLDEVADLPLAMQVKLLRAIQERRVRKIGATAEEAVDVRIISATHQNLAEWVAAGKFRQDLFYRLNVIELVVPPLRERLDDLEILAGAILERLGHGPQTLTPAVLAALRAYAFPGNVRELENILERALAYADDGVIAVGDLALKGGRAAEAPARPAEAAEAAEAAAPSADSADALPDSLPDYLSRVERDIIVRALARTQFNRTQAAQLLGISFRQLRYQMQKLNIQEPDA, encoded by the coding sequence ATGGGTTCTCCCCGCGTCCTGGTGGTCGACGATGAAGCCGACCTGCGCGAGCTACTGGAAATCACCCTGCTCAAGATGGGACTCGATGTCGACAGCGCGGCCGACCTGGCCCAGGCGCGCGCCTTGCTGGCGGCAAGCGACTATGCGCTGGTCTTGACCGACATGCGCCTGCCGGACGGGCTGGGCCTGGAACTGGTGCGCGAAGTGAGCGCTGGCTGCAAGAATACGCCGGTGGCGGTGGTGACCGCCTTCGGCAGCGCCGACAACGCGGTGGTGGCGCTGAAAGCCGGCGCCTTCGATTATGTGTCGAAGCCGGTCGCGCTGGACCAACTGCGCTTGCTGGTGCAATCGGCGCTCGGCCTGAGCGCGCAAAAACCGAAACCCGGGCCGGCGACCGCGCCGGCCCGGCTGAAAGGCGATTCGCCGCTGATCCAGGCGCTGCGTGCGCAGATCGCCCGGCTGGCCCGCTCGATGGCGCCGATCGCCATCAGCGGCGAGTCCGGCAGCGGCAAGGAATTGGCGGCGCGTGAAATCCACGCCCAGAGCGCGCGCGCCAGCCAGCCTTTTATCGCCGTCAATTGCGGCGCGATTCCGGAAACCCTGATGGAAGCGGAATTCTTCGGCTACCGCAAGGGCGCATTCACCGGCGCGGCCGAAGAGCGCGACGGTTTTTTCCAGGCCGCCAATGGCGGCACGCTGATGCTCGATGAAGTGGCCGACTTGCCGCTGGCGATGCAAGTCAAGCTGTTGCGCGCGATCCAGGAGCGGCGCGTGCGCAAGATCGGCGCCACCGCCGAGGAGGCGGTCGACGTGCGCATCATCAGCGCGACCCATCAAAACCTGGCCGAATGGGTGGCCGCCGGCAAATTCAGGCAAGACTTGTTTTACCGGCTGAATGTGATCGAACTGGTGGTGCCGCCATTGCGCGAACGGCTCGATGACCTGGAAATACTGGCCGGCGCGATCCTGGAGCGGCTCGGCCACGGTCCGCAGACGCTGACGCCGGCGGTGCTGGCCGCGCTGCGCGCTTATGCGTTCCCGGGCAATGTGCGCGAGCTGGAAAATATCCTGGAACGGGCGCTGGCCTACGCCGACGATGGCGTGATCGCGGTCGGCGACCTGGCGCTGAAGGGCGGCCGCGCTGCCGAGGCGCCGGCGCGCCCGGCCGAAGCGGCCGAAGCGGCCGAAGCGGCCGCGCCATCCGCCGATAGCGCCGACGCGTTGCCCGACTCGCTGCCGGATTACCTGAGCCGGGTCGAGCGCGATATCATCGTGCGGGCGCTGGCCAGGACCCAGTTCAACCGCACCCAGGCCGCCCAATTATTGGGCATCAGTTTTCGCCAGCTGCGTTATCAAATGCAGAAACTGAATATCCAGGAGCCCGACGCGTGA
- a CDS encoding sensor histidine kinase — translation MMARLQGLSAESKETFWRSLQTLNVTRVVIVLVLLGYLLVGGYGWRSAGPLNYIEVCAAYLWLAAGFSLLAIYWRRRFMLQLLLQLALDFGVISMLYLDAGGVRSGLAILYLFPLAGAAILAPLLLALFGAALVSLFMLAESTYQILQMESDRAVLQAGLYGAAFFAVVLLVSRLAARLIGQEELAVQRGNALAVQQAINRLVIADMDDGILVAGPDGLVFTGNPAAQRMLGLAGLDASFKLSDTPALLPIAAAYAAWLDDARQHTVFLTVKPYTDSTLQGVTAAWSARRELAAHLKVRFATVDTAGLAAARSVIFLQDVTAIENQAQELKLAAMGRLTASIAHEVRNPLSAIGHATSLLAEDLLQPVQVRLLRIVGDNVGRIDRMVQDILQLSRKAHVQDHPLPLAPFLAELKTEFEETHALAAGTLRFDDVGAAAVRFDGLHLREVLLNLLNNAVRYASGTAASIRLFAVSGESRRIELHVQDDGPGISPEVRAHLFEPFYTTSSKGTGLGLYLARELCLNNGALLDYEYHFDAAQAQDGIDIDIDQRVASGRFVITFAVLS, via the coding sequence ATGATGGCGCGCCTGCAGGGTTTGTCGGCCGAGTCGAAAGAGACTTTCTGGCGCTCGCTGCAAACCCTGAATGTGACGCGGGTCGTGATCGTGCTCGTGTTGCTGGGTTATCTGCTGGTCGGCGGCTACGGCTGGCGCAGCGCCGGCCCGCTCAACTATATAGAAGTGTGCGCCGCCTATTTATGGCTGGCCGCGGGGTTTTCCCTGCTGGCCATCTATTGGCGGCGCCGCTTCATGCTGCAATTGCTGCTGCAGCTGGCGCTCGATTTCGGCGTCATTTCGATGCTGTACCTGGATGCCGGCGGCGTGCGCAGCGGCCTGGCGATCCTGTACCTGTTCCCGCTGGCCGGCGCCGCGATCCTGGCGCCGCTGCTGCTGGCGCTGTTCGGCGCGGCGCTGGTGTCGCTGTTCATGCTGGCCGAGAGCACCTATCAGATATTACAGATGGAAAGCGACCGCGCGGTGCTGCAAGCTGGCCTGTATGGCGCCGCCTTTTTCGCCGTGGTGCTGCTGGTCAGCCGGCTGGCCGCGCGCCTGATCGGCCAGGAAGAGCTGGCGGTCCAGCGCGGCAATGCGCTGGCGGTGCAGCAGGCGATCAACCGGCTGGTGATCGCCGACATGGACGATGGCATCCTGGTGGCCGGTCCCGATGGCCTGGTGTTTACCGGCAATCCGGCGGCCCAGCGCATGCTGGGGCTGGCCGGACTGGACGCCAGTTTCAAGCTGTCCGATACGCCGGCGCTGCTGCCGATCGCGGCCGCCTATGCGGCCTGGCTCGACGATGCGCGGCAGCATACCGTGTTCCTGACCGTCAAACCGTACACCGACAGCACGCTGCAAGGCGTGACGGCGGCGTGGAGCGCGCGGCGCGAACTGGCGGCCCACTTGAAAGTGCGTTTCGCGACCGTCGACACGGCCGGGCTGGCGGCGGCGCGCAGCGTGATTTTCTTGCAAGACGTGACCGCGATTGAAAACCAGGCCCAGGAATTGAAGCTGGCGGCGATGGGCCGGCTGACCGCCAGCATCGCCCATGAAGTGCGCAATCCGCTGTCGGCGATCGGCCACGCGACATCGTTGCTGGCCGAGGACTTGCTGCAACCGGTGCAAGTGCGCCTGCTGCGCATCGTCGGCGACAACGTCGGACGCATCGACCGCATGGTGCAAGACATCCTGCAATTGTCGCGCAAGGCGCATGTGCAAGACCATCCGCTGCCGCTGGCGCCGTTCCTGGCCGAGCTGAAAACCGAATTCGAGGAAACCCATGCGCTGGCGGCCGGCACGCTGCGCTTCGACGACGTCGGCGCCGCGGCGGTGCGCTTCGACGGCTTGCATTTGCGCGAAGTCTTGCTCAATTTGCTGAACAACGCGGTGCGCTACGCCAGCGGGACGGCCGCCAGCATACGCTTGTTCGCCGTCAGCGGCGAATCGCGCCGCATCGAATTGCATGTGCAGGACGACGGCCCGGGCATTTCACCGGAAGTGCGGGCCCACTTGTTCGAACCTTTTTACACCACATCGAGCAAGGGAACCGGACTGGGGCTATATCTTGCGCGCGAACTGTGTTTGAATAACGGTGCGCTGCTCGACTATGAATACCATTTCGACGCGGCGCAGGCGCAGGACGGCATCGACATCGATATCGACCAGCGCGTCGCCAGCGGCAGGTTCGTGATTACCTTCGCCGTGTTGTCTTGA
- a CDS encoding FMN-dependent NADH-azoreductase, translating into MSKLLAIEVSASADYSASRKLTAEFIEQWNTAHPGGQVIPRDLTKTDLPFIGMPWILGAFTPPEQHSEESKAALAVGDALIAELFSADHIVIGTPMYNFSIPAILKAYIDHIVRIGVTFSSGFEGMVSGKKATIILASGSDFTPGSPFEPFNAASTYLRQILGFIGITDVKVILAGSTLAIMRGETTMEQLTGKLAGQIAAAAA; encoded by the coding sequence ATGAGCAAACTTTTAGCCATCGAGGTCAGTGCCAGCGCCGATTACTCGGCGTCCCGCAAATTGACCGCCGAATTTATCGAACAATGGAATACCGCCCATCCCGGCGGCCAAGTGATCCCGCGCGACCTGACCAAGACCGACTTGCCGTTCATCGGCATGCCGTGGATCCTGGGCGCCTTCACGCCGCCGGAACAGCACTCCGAAGAAAGCAAGGCCGCGCTGGCGGTAGGCGACGCGCTGATCGCCGAGTTGTTCTCGGCGGATCACATCGTGATCGGCACGCCGATGTACAACTTTTCGATCCCCGCCATCCTGAAGGCGTATATTGATCACATCGTGCGCATCGGCGTGACTTTTTCGAGCGGTTTTGAAGGCATGGTGAGCGGCAAGAAAGCCACCATCATCCTCGCTTCCGGCAGCGATTTCACGCCAGGATCGCCGTTCGAACCGTTCAACGCGGCCAGCACCTATCTGCGCCAGATCCTCGGTTTTATCGGCATCACCGACGTCAAGGTGATACTGGCCGGCAGCACGCTGGCGATCATGCGCGGCGAAACGACGATGGAGCAACTGACCGGCAAGCTGGCCGGCCAGATCGCGGCGGCCGCCGCTTGA